GGCGAACATCGCGGTCATCACGGCGTCGTCGCGCAGGTCTTCGAAGACGATCTTGTCGAAGCTGTCCCGGTTGGTGTGCCAGGTGTAGGTGCTCGTGTCCCAGCGGTTGTCGGCGATGTTCATGTCGTGGCGGCCGGCGCCGACGTGGAAGCTGAAGGCCGGGACCCCGGCGCAGAGGAAGGATGCGTGGTCCGTCCCGCCGGACTCGGGCATCCCCGGGACCTCGAGCGTGACGAGGTCGGAGAGTTCGCTCGGGATCTTCGCGAGCCACTCGCCGAAGCGTCCTGCGGCTGCGGCGAACCCCTGCATGGGAATGAAGGTGACCGGCCCGTTCCCGTGATCGACGTTGAACACGGTGTGGGTGCGCTCAAGGATCTCGGGATGGTCTTCGACGAAGGCGCGTGACCCGTTCAAGCCCTGCTCCTCGCCGTTCCAGAGGGCGCCGATGATCGTGCGGCGGGGGTTCGGCACCGCGTGTTTCAGGATGCGCATCGCTTCCAGGATCGCGACGGCGCCGGTGCCGTTGTCGAGCGCGCCATCGGAGCCGTCCCACGAGTCGTAGTGGCCTCCGAGGATCACGTACTCCTCGGGTTCGGCGGTGCCGGGGATCACGGCGAAGGCGTTGGAGACCGG
This window of the Candidatus Palauibacter polyketidifaciens genome carries:
- a CDS encoding M20/M25/M40 family metallo-hydrolase, producing the protein VLDLSCEAYGLLYRLAENDQGPLLRVDAQARFLGEVPVSNAFAVIPGTAEPEEYVILGGHYDSWDGSDGALDNGTGAVAILEAMRILKHAVPNPRRTIIGALWNGEEQGLNGSRAFVEDHPEILERTHTVFNVDHGNGPVTFIPMQGFAAAAGRFGEWLAKIPSELSDLVTLEVPGMPESGGTDHASFLCAGVPAFSFHVGAGRHDMNIADNRWDTSTYTWHTNRDSFDKIVFEDLRDDAVMTAMFAYLASEDPEPMPRDRRAMPPGEQWPDCRPPARSSGVSNR